One segment of Thermodesulfobacteriota bacterium DNA contains the following:
- a CDS encoding fumarate hydratase, with translation MREIEASYITEKVKELCMEANYDLPEDVSLAFQKAKDVEESPLGVSILEQLQKNAEIARDEKVPICQDTGFGVVFIELGEDVRISGGSLKEAVAEGIRQGYGEGYLRKSICHPFTRKNTGDNTPPIIHIDLVRGEKLKIIVAPKGGGSENMSRVTMLKPSDGIEGIIDFVVTRVKESGGNPCPPIIVGIGIGGTFEYAALLAKKALLRHVGSSNPDTELAGLEKDILNRINDLGVGPMGLGGRTTALAVHIEMHPCHIASLPLAVNINCHASRHKEIII, from the coding sequence ATGAGAGAGATTGAAGCAAGTTACATAACTGAGAAAGTAAAAGAGCTCTGCATGGAAGCAAACTACGATCTTCCAGAAGATGTATCGCTGGCCTTTCAAAAGGCAAAAGATGTTGAAGAATCTCCCCTTGGAGTTAGTATTCTTGAACAGCTCCAAAAGAATGCAGAGATAGCCCGGGATGAAAAGGTTCCCATATGTCAGGACACAGGGTTTGGTGTTGTATTTATTGAGTTGGGGGAAGATGTCAGGATTTCAGGGGGAAGTTTGAAAGAAGCTGTTGCTGAGGGTATTAGACAGGGCTATGGAGAGGGATATCTCAGAAAATCCATATGTCATCCCTTCACCAGAAAGAATACCGGTGATAATACTCCTCCGATTATCCATATTGATTTAGTCCGGGGAGAAAAGCTTAAGATAATAGTGGCCCCTAAAGGCGGTGGAAGTGAGAACATGAGCCGGGTAACCATGCTTAAACCCTCGGATGGTATTGAAGGTATTATAGATTTTGTTGTGACTAGAGTAAAAGAGTCGGGTGGTAATCCATGTCCACCAATTATTGTGGGGATAGGGATCGGTGGAACATTTGAGTATGCCGCTCTACTGGCTAAGAAGGCATTGTTAAGGCATGTAGGAAGTTCTAATCCTGATACGGAATTGGCAGGACTTGAAAAGGATATATTAAACAGAATAAATGACTTGGGAGTCGGTCCCATGGGGTTGGGTGGGAGGACAACGGCACTCGCTGTTCATATCGAGATGCATCCCTGCCATATAGCCAGTCTGCCCCTGGCTGTCAATATTAATTGCCACGCCAGCAGGCATAAGGAAATTATCATCTAG
- a CDS encoding Fe-S-containing hydro-lyase yields MAKPINISTPLSDQDVENLKIGDEILINGVIYTGRDAAHKRLVNLINEGKELPFDISGQIIYFVGPTPPKPGQVIGSAGPTTSYRMDAYSPYLIAKGLKGMIGKGARSQEVVEAMKKYKCVYFAAIGGAGALLAKSIKKTEVIAYEDLGPEAVRRLEVENFPAIVAQDIYGNNLYVEGMKKYAR; encoded by the coding sequence ATGGCTAAGCCAATAAATATCTCTACTCCTCTATCAGATCAAGACGTCGAGAATCTGAAGATAGGGGATGAGATTTTAATAAACGGGGTTATATACACAGGCAGAGATGCTGCCCACAAAAGGTTGGTTAACCTTATTAATGAAGGCAAAGAGCTTCCTTTTGATATATCGGGCCAGATTATTTATTTCGTAGGCCCGACCCCTCCCAAGCCAGGACAGGTAATCGGTTCCGCTGGCCCTACTACCAGTTACCGAATGGATGCATACTCGCCCTATTTAATAGCCAAAGGATTAAAGGGAATGATTGGGAAAGGGGCAAGGTCTCAAGAAGTTGTGGAAGCAATGAAGAAATATAAGTGTGTGTATTTCGCTGCAATAGGAGGGGCAGGTGCACTTCTTGCTAAATCAATAAAAAAGACTGAAGTGATAGCCTATGAGGATTTGGGCCCAGAGGCTGTCAGAAGATTGGAAGTAGAAAACTTTCCTGCAATAGTAGCCCAGGACATATACGGCAATAATCTTTATGTTGAAGGTATGAAAAAGTATGCAAGATAG
- a CDS encoding MBL fold metallo-hydrolase → MKLEDDLYYYPWTSMMENNCNSYYLGGKIPTVVDTGHKHRVSNLCSLMEGDGIDPHGIKLVISTHAHPDHFEGNQIFTNNGAMMAIHKEEDRFLREVGGRFYRMFGMELPDFKIDFYLKEGNLVLGKNELQIYHTPGHSPGSISIYWHEKKALITGDVVFNQGVGRTDFPGCDGRLLKESIERLSRLDVEYLLPGHGDIIVGKNEVIQNFDFIKKAIFAYL, encoded by the coding sequence ATGAAACTTGAAGATGATCTTTATTACTATCCGTGGACTAGTATGATGGAAAACAACTGCAATAGCTACTACCTTGGGGGTAAAATACCTACTGTTGTTGATACTGGTCATAAACACCGTGTAAGTAACTTATGTTCTCTTATGGAAGGGGATGGTATTGACCCCCACGGGATAAAACTGGTGATCAGTACCCATGCCCATCCGGACCATTTCGAAGGAAACCAGATTTTTACCAATAATGGGGCGATGATGGCAATCCATAAAGAAGAAGATAGGTTTCTCAGGGAGGTAGGTGGAAGGTTTTACAGGATGTTTGGAATGGAGCTGCCTGACTTTAAGATAGATTTCTATCTAAAAGAAGGGAATCTGGTATTGGGTAAGAACGAGCTTCAAATATACCATACCCCTGGACATTCTCCTGGGTCTATATCTATCTACTGGCATGAAAAGAAGGCACTTATAACCGGGGATGTAGTGTTTAATCAGGGTGTGGGAAGAACGGATTTCCCTGGATGTGACGGAAGGCTGCTAAAAGAGAGTATAGAAAGGTTGTCGAGACTGGATGTGGAATACTTACTGCCTGGCCATGGAGATATAATTGTAGGGAAAAATGAGGTGATCCAGAATTTCGATTTTATAAAAAAGGCTATATTTGCCTATTTGTAA
- the sucC gene encoding ADP-forming succinate--CoA ligase subunit beta, with product MKIHEYQAKRIFVEYGIPIPDGDVADTPEEVREIANRIGRKVVIKAQIHAGGRGKGGGVKTADSPQEAEKVAREIIGMNLVTHQTGPEGKKVKRVLVEEALDVEKELYLGIVIDRSRDQEQPVIMASEAGGMEIEEVASKSPEKIIKVGANPVGSFSSFQGRKLAYGLGMDKSIVSKASKIIEMLYRIFMEKDATLIEINPFVLTKGGDLLALDAKMNFDDDGLYRHPEIKGLRDLDEEEPLEIEASNTGVNYIKLDGNVGCMVNGAGLAMATMDLIKLAGGEPANFLDVGGGATAERIEKAFRILTSDKNVKAILVNIFGGILRCDRVASGVIEAASKMNLNLPMVVRLQGTNVEEGRKLLEESKLKFEVAEGLFEAAQKVVALV from the coding sequence ATGAAGATTCATGAATATCAAGCAAAGAGGATATTTGTAGAATACGGGATACCAATACCTGATGGAGATGTGGCGGATACCCCTGAGGAAGTAAGGGAGATAGCAAACAGAATAGGCAGAAAGGTTGTTATAAAGGCACAGATTCATGCCGGTGGCAGAGGGAAAGGTGGTGGAGTTAAGACTGCCGATTCCCCTCAGGAGGCAGAGAAGGTGGCAAGGGAGATAATAGGGATGAACCTTGTTACCCACCAGACAGGCCCGGAAGGAAAGAAGGTGAAGAGGGTTTTAGTAGAAGAGGCATTGGATGTAGAGAAGGAATTGTATTTGGGCATCGTGATCGATAGGTCCAGGGATCAGGAACAGCCAGTGATAATGGCCTCTGAGGCAGGAGGTATGGAGATCGAAGAGGTTGCTTCCAAAAGTCCGGAAAAGATTATCAAGGTTGGGGCAAATCCGGTCGGGAGTTTTAGCAGCTTCCAGGGGCGTAAACTGGCATATGGTCTGGGCATGGACAAATCCATTGTCTCTAAGGCATCTAAAATAATAGAGATGCTGTATAGGATTTTTATGGAAAAGGACGCGACCCTGATAGAAATAAACCCGTTTGTTTTGACAAAGGGGGGAGACCTGTTGGCACTGGATGCCAAGATGAACTTTGATGATGATGGACTGTACCGGCATCCGGAGATTAAAGGATTGAGGGACTTAGATGAAGAAGAGCCACTGGAGATAGAGGCATCAAATACTGGGGTCAATTACATCAAATTGGATGGAAATGTAGGTTGTATGGTAAATGGGGCCGGTCTTGCCATGGCAACTATGGACCTTATAAAACTGGCAGGGGGCGAGCCTGCCAATTTCCTCGATGTGGGAGGGGGTGCTACCGCTGAAAGGATTGAGAAGGCATTTAGGATTTTAACTTCCGATAAAAACGTCAAGGCAATACTTGTAAATATATTTGGGGGGATTCTGCGATGTGACAGGGTAGCCAGCGGAGTAATAGAAGCTGCTTCAAAGATGAACCTGAATTTACCTATGGTAGTGAGGCTACAGGGTACCAATGTGGAGGAAGGCAGAAAACTTCTTGAAGAATCAAAACTTAAGTTTGAAGTAGCCGAGGGGCTTTTTGAAGCAGCCCAGAAGGTAGTAGCTCTCGTATAG